A segment of the Roseiconus lacunae genome:
TGATCGTCAAAGCAAACGAACTGCTGAAGGATCGAGTGGTGAATGTTCACGTCGGGGGAACGGCTAGCCGCCCTGTCTTGCGATTGCAAACGGGGAAGCAGCTTGGCCAAAACGCGGTCAAGTTCTTTTTGGCGAATAGTTTCGGATCGACCGTGACCGGTCTGGCCGAACTGAAAAGCAAACAACAACGACGATAGTAAGTAGATCAAAGATGGATCGAGAAATGATTACCAGTTGTAGCGTGCGTTCGTTCGCGATCGCCTTGTTATTGATCGTGATAGGTTTCAGTCAGGTGGGATGCCGAACAGCCGCATCACTCGGCCTGCCGGTTTCGGCCGGGGGCCATCCGCTTCTGACCGCGGCAAGTCAGCGTCGCCAGCTAGCTGGCCATCCAGGCACAATTCCGACGGAACTTGCCAAGCAGAGTTTGCCATCACATCGTGTCGAGGCCGGGGATGTGTTAGTGATTGAGCCGAACGATTTCAATTCACCGATCCGCTTGTCTTCCGATCAAACGGTTCAGCAAGACGGCACGATTGAGCTGGGCAGTTATGGTCGCTTGAAAGTTGCCGGGTTATCCGCCGAAGAAATTCAGTCGCAGGTTCAGAACGTTGTCACGCGAACAGAGCTGGCAAAACGACAACGTCAAATCGAACTTGCGTCCCATCGCGGCAACGCGTCGGGGATGCCAAATGAGTCGGCGGGGCAAGAGGACTATGGCGTCACAGTTCGGTTGGTGAATAATGAAAGTGCACTGTTCTATGTCATGGGCGAGGTCAATGCACCGGGATCCTATCCCTTGGTCGGTCATGAAACAGTCCTTGACGCGATCATTGCCGCTGGTGGTTTGACCGACCGTTGCAATGATCACAAAATCATATTAACTCGTCCGCAGGCTGACGGGCAAGAACGGGCGATCTATCCGGTGTGCTACCAGCAGATACTGCAGCTGGGAGATGTGACTACGAATTACCAGCTGATGCCCGGAGATCGGATCTATGTCCCCAGCATGTCGATTTGGGAAGACGTCAAGCAGAGCGTCGCGTGGGGCAAGGAAAAGAGTTGTCCCCACTGCCGCGACTATTCCGTGAAAGAATGATGTGCCCTCGAAAGTGTTGAACGGTGCGATCGATCGCTAACCCTGGTTTGATTGGTCAGGTCGTCGACGCCGTCTGGTCGAAGGCAGACGGCATACGTCCGTTCGCGGAGAAGCGCCGATGCCCATTGGCCCGAGATTGATGTGGGCATCCGGACCGAATGGATGACTGACGCTGTGGCAATGCGAACGAGCCTTGCTACAATCCTGGGCAGTAACCGGCGATTTTCGGAAACCTTGACTTACCTCGTCAGCAACGCGGTGTGTCGTTGGGCGGGAGGATATCCGAGCCGGTTGAGCCAGCAATGACCTGAAAGCGACGTCTCCTTGGTGCTTCGCGTTTGCCTTGGTCAGTAGCCAGCCGATTTCAATTTCAATCGTGAGCGCTGGTCTTTCTTCTTGATTGGGACGCGCCGAATCGTATTTTGGGCATGTGATGCCCAGACCTGTCTCTTAGACTTAGTGAGCTAAACTTTGTCATTGTAGAAATTTGCCGGATCGTCCTCCGGAGCCCTGTCATTGGAGAGGCCGGAAAGCGCCGGCAACGTTGACGAAGATAAAATTTGAAACAATCATGAACCACGTGAAATATCCGAATACCGTACAGAAGCTAATTCGAAGTCACCGTCTACGCTCCAACTGCCTGAGCCTGGTCTTTGGGGCGGCATCGATCGTTGGATCGGCGATTTGGGATGCTGATTTGAAGTCGGTTGTTGCCGGCGAACCGACCTGGGGCAGGTTCTTGAACGCCGCCCAGCAAACTGAGGTTAAGCTGCCACGGGAGTGGGCTCCCGATAAAAACATCGCATGGACGTCAGAAATCGAAGGGTATGGTCAATCCACGCCGATCGTCGCGGACGACCAAGTCGTTGTGACTTCGACCAGTGGCGAAAACAAGGACAACTATCACGTCACGTCATTTAATTTGGCGGACGGAAAGAAACGCTGGCAAGTCGATTTGACGAACCCGTCTCCTTTTAAGAATTCTCCAATGGTCAGCCGTGCCGCTCCTTCGGCGATTGCGACGTCGAACGGGTTTGTGGCGTTTTTCGAAGGCGGAGTGATAGCCGCGATCTCGGCGGATGGGAAAACGACTTGGGAAAAGAACCTTGTCGAGCAGTACGGTCCCATCGAAGCCCGGCATGGATTGGCGGCATCGTTGGAAGCGAATGACAAGCATGTGTTTGTCTGGGTCGAACGCAGCGACGATCCATATGTTCTGGCGATCGACCCCAAGACCGGTGACGAAGTTTGGAAGGCCGCCGGAGTTGGAGCGACATCTTGGGCTTCACCACGGTTGATCAGCGTAGGTGATTCGCAGCACTTAGTGTGCAGCGCGAGTGGCAAAATTATTGGAATCAACCCGGCCAATGGCGAACGACTTTGGTCCTTCGATGGCGTTTCAAACAACACGTCATGCACGCCGATGCCGGCTGGGAATGGACGTTTCTTGATCGGAGCCTCTGATGGACGCGGTGAGACGACTGCCGGAGTTGCCGCCGCGTCGAATGGTTTGATCGAGATCGCTCCAAAAGACGACGGAAGTTTCGTTGTCGGTTACAAGTGGCAAGCAAAGAAGGCGACGTCCAGTTTCGGCAGTCCCGTGGTGGCGGGAGATACCGCGGCGATCGTTAACCGAGCCGGCGTTCTGTATCGCCTTGATTTAGAAACGGGCGAACGTGTCTCGGTCGATCGCACGAGTGCGGGAGGAATCTGGGCCACACCTTTGGTCGCCGGTGATTTAATCTACTTGTTCGGATACAAGGGAACGACGTCGGTGATCTCACTTACCGATGGCGAAGAGGTGGCTGAAAATCGCTGCTGGAAAGCCGATGCGGAGGAGTCGCGTTTTGGTAGCGGCAAGGTCCTTTACGCTGCTGCACCCGCATCGCCGTATCTGCTGATCCGTCGAGGCGACCGGCTTTACGCGATCAAGTAGACCGAATGCCCCCGCGTCGTTTTGCTCAATCTACTCTTGCGATCCAGCAAAGCATCGCCGTGACGCATGGATTACCCGATGCCCGTAACAATGCTCGGGCGGGGAGCTTTTTGGGGGGCCTTCTCGAAAAAGAACGCCAAGCGAGTTGACAAAGGCATTAAATCCCGTATCTTGATGAGAGTGATTCTCATTACCAGTTACTTCCGACGCAGCCAGCCAATGACCGGTATCCGCGGGTGACGCCCCAGTCGCACTCGTTCTGGTCGAGTAGCACGCCACGCAGAAGCCCCACTCCGATCGGTTGTCAATTCAACATTCATGAATGTTGAACTGCCGGTGACGGCGACATTCCGGTGCAACATGCGAGGTTGACGATGGCTTTAATACACTTGATGGCTCACGCCCCAAACAAATCTGGGGTCGAAGCGACGTTGGGAACGGCCGCATCTCATTGGCAGGTGCGCGACTACGAGGGAGTCGTTCGGCTTCTCGAACCGTTTCAGAATGAGGTCCATGCGGTGCGGACCGAAGTTACGGTCGAGGCATTGCAGTTGCTCGCTGATGCTTATCGTTTGCAGGGTGATCAACGATCGGCACTCTTGGCGATCGAAAGGGCGGTTCAAGTCCAACCGCGTTCGACGGAATTGAAGATGATGCTCGCATCAGCATACGCCGATCAAGGTCAGCGGGATGCGGCGCGCGATGTGTATCTTCGCTTGGCCGCGCCACGCGATCTTCCCGCAAACATGATGTTGCGGATCGCTCGCGGGATGAACCGGATCGGCGAAATTGAGTTGGCGTCGCAGGTATGCAACTGGGCCCTGGCGAAGAGTCCTAATGATGCCGCGGTGGTGTTTGCGATGGGGATTTATTTGCTGCGGCTTGGCGAACCGGTTTATCGCACCGAAGCATTGATGATCAAGGCACTCAAGATTTGCCCCGGCGAGCCGCACTACAGTGCAGCTCTGGCGGCACTGATGTTTCGCATGGACCGAGCAGGCGAAGCGATTCAGATTCTTCAGACACTGGACCTCGAAGGGTTTCGTCGAATCCAATGCAAACGATGTCTCCAATTTCTCGCGGCATCGCTATTTAAGATTGGCGAAACTCAACTTGCCAGCCTCTGTACAGCAGCGTCCGCCCAGCAGAAGAACCAATCACTGCAGACTCAAACGCCGGTCTGCTTTGAATGGTCAATGGACTGACCTTTGGAAGGTTGCTTCCACCGAGTTGTTGGCTTGTTTTGCATACGTTGGTTCTACAGCTTACGTCAACACTCGGTGGGGGCGACCACAGTGTCTTCTGGCTTTTGTTTGCCCCATGTTTAATCGCCGACCTTGTCTCATGCGGAGGCAAACTACCGCGCAGAGACGATTGGAACGGCGATTTCCGATGGTACGAATCAATTCGCTGTTACGGCTTAAAAATGAATACTTCAGAAAAACGTCTGCGTGTGCAATCACGTCATGAAGAAACGGACGATTCAATCAGTCCGTCCTTAATCGATCATCAGTTCGATCAGCTTTCCGGCGGAAAGTCAGAAGTCAAAATCTGGCACGAAGGCCAGTGTTACTCATTAAAGCGAACGAAGGCCGGACGTCTCGTATTGCACAAATAGAAAAAGCTATGACTACCGAGATGCTATACGCCGAACTTTCGCAATCGATCGAAGATGGTTGTGTGGAAGACGCGATCGAAGGACTTGATGCGATCTGCCGCTTGAACCCCGAGGATGGCGGTGCGTTTGAGCTCCGCGGCTTGCTTGCCGCGCAAACCCAACGCCCCAATCTTGCGGTACTTTATTTAGAACGTGCCGATCAACTGACCGTGTTGGAACCGCTTTCGTATCGGATTCTTGCGTTTTCCTACATCGCCGTTGGTCGTGAAAAGCAAGGCGTTGAGTTGTTGTGCCGGATTGCAGTTAACTTTGCAGATCAGCCGTGGTTCAATCGGCTTGTCGCACGTGATTTGCTGTGTCGGGGCTATCCGGATTTCGCCAGTGATGCCCTGATACAAGGGATCGGAGCTGTCCCATCGGAATCAGAAACGTGGCACGAGCTTGCGGCCGTCCAATCGGTTCAAGGTGAATCGCCGGAGAAGTGCTTGGATTCGGTATCGCGTGCGATTGACCTGGCGCCTGCGTGCGTCAAATACCGTGTGACCGCCAGCAATCTTTTGATTCGTTTGGACGCTCTCGATCTCGCATACCAGACGGTTTGCCAAGTCGTGACTGCGGACAATTGTGAGATTGATTGTGAGTGTTGCCTGTGGCGACTCATTTTTCTTTTTGATTGCTTCGATGATCACGAACGTATGGCCGCTTGCTATCGCCGATTGCGGCGCAGTTATCCCTCGCATTCGTAAATCGATGGCTCGGAGGCGACCGTAGATTGGGACAGCCAAGTGGCGTTAGTCACGTTCCCGCACCATGTTCGTGGCTAGCGCCCGGCGGCTGTTACCAAGTTCATTGATCGTTTCGGATCATGCTTATCAGTCTCACTGTCGAAACCGGGGGCTATCGCGTACCAGAAACGACATTGACGTGCAAACGGAACAAGGTTTGCAAACTAGACAAACAATGTCCCCTCATTCGTAGGGCTTCGCTTGTTTGTTCGTTCTCTCGAAATGGACCATGGATCGCTGTTTCCCTATCTTGAGTCGCTTTGCGTTTGTGTTTTGGATTGTGAGTCGTCGCTGTTGGATCCCGGTTGGTTGTCTATCGATCTTTGCGGTCTCCATTGCACCATTATCGGCCCAAGATGTGGTCGCCGATCCATCGGGTGAGCGTGAACCGGCGTCTGTCACAGACGAGGGAGACTCAGAGTCAAGTGAAGAAGTCGATGTTCAGGTTGCAGACGAAGTGAACGTCGAACCGGTCAATAGCGACGAGCGAATCGAATCTCGTTTACAGGAGATTTTTGAAGCGACCGGTTGGTTCGTAAATCCGCAGGTCAATGTGGACCGAGGCGTGGCGTTTCTAGAAGGTGTCGCCGACAACAAAACGCATCTCGGTTGGGCCGAAGCAACCGCGATGAAGACGTCGGATGTTGTCGCGGTTGTCAATCAGATCAAAGTTGCCCAACCACCGTTGTGGAATTTTACACCGGCAGTTCGATCATTGCGTCAATTGGGGCAAGAAAGTATCGAGGCGTTGCCCTTGGTTTTGATCGCGATCTTTATCGGTGTAATTTCCTATTACTCGGCTCGTGGCAGTGCCCGAGCGGCGCGCTACCTGGCCCGCAATCGAATCGACAGCACTCTCCTCCGCCAGGTGTTCGGCAATGTCATCGGTGTGCTCTTGTTTATTGTCGGCGTATATGTCGCGTTACGAGTTTCCGGACTGACGCGTCTCGCGGTGACGCTACTCGGCGGTACGGGGCTTGTTGGATTGGCATTGGGTTTCGCTTTTCGCGACATTGCCGAGAACTACCTCGCCAGCATCCTCATTTCGCTCAATCATCCGTTTCGCGTCGGTGATTTGATTGAAGTCGAAGGGGCGAAAGGGTTTGTTCGAAAGGTGACGACTCGTGGTACGATTCTCAATACGCTCGATGGAAATCAGATTCAGATGCCGAACAGCACTGTCTACAAAGGGAAAATCACAAACTTCACGGCGACGCCACTCAGTCGACGTGATTTCCTCGTCGGCATTGGTTTTGATGACCCGATAGCCGAGGCGCAAGAAATCGTGATGGATGTGCTAGCCAATCATGTTGCCGTGGTGGACGATCCCGCACCGATCGTGATTGTCGAATCGCTCGGCTCGGCGACTATTAATCTGCGCGTTTACTATTGGTTCAACCAGGCAGAACGTTCACCGCTGAAAGTCAGCAGTAGCGTGATCCGATTGGTGAAACAACGTTTGACGGATGCGAAAATCACCATGCCCGATGAAGCCCGTGAACTCGTCTTCCCACAAGGTGTTCCAGTTCAAATGCTAGACCATAAATCAAATGCTGCTTTGACCGAACGCACGTTGGATCGGAGCAGTCCCACTCCTAAGTCAAAAGGTTCACCTTCCGGCGCCACTACAGAGCCTAGCCAAAGCGCGGGGGAAGGTGATCTTCGTAACGAGCAGGAAGAAGTGATGCGGGCGGCTGAGGATGACGTCATTGTTGCCGACGAAGCAAACTTGATCGGATAATCGAACGGTGGCCGGCGATCTTCATTGGCGATCAGCACTAGCGGCAAGGGAATTCGGGCTAGATGGCCGGTGGGGCAGATGGACCAGGTATTCGGGTTCGACTTATCGGTCAGCTCTCGCTAGCACGAGGTTTTGCATAGCGAATGTTCCTGTAACGACTACCGTGAACAACGCCAATCGGCTAGCTCCAGTTCCAAGTGTCGACTGAAATTTGGTTTACGTT
Coding sequences within it:
- a CDS encoding polysaccharide biosynthesis/export family protein produces the protein MDREMITSCSVRSFAIALLLIVIGFSQVGCRTAASLGLPVSAGGHPLLTAASQRRQLAGHPGTIPTELAKQSLPSHRVEAGDVLVIEPNDFNSPIRLSSDQTVQQDGTIELGSYGRLKVAGLSAEEIQSQVQNVVTRTELAKRQRQIELASHRGNASGMPNESAGQEDYGVTVRLVNNESALFYVMGEVNAPGSYPLVGHETVLDAIIAAGGLTDRCNDHKIILTRPQADGQERAIYPVCYQQILQLGDVTTNYQLMPGDRIYVPSMSIWEDVKQSVAWGKEKSCPHCRDYSVKE
- a CDS encoding outer membrane protein assembly factor BamB family protein, with the protein product MNHVKYPNTVQKLIRSHRLRSNCLSLVFGAASIVGSAIWDADLKSVVAGEPTWGRFLNAAQQTEVKLPREWAPDKNIAWTSEIEGYGQSTPIVADDQVVVTSTSGENKDNYHVTSFNLADGKKRWQVDLTNPSPFKNSPMVSRAAPSAIATSNGFVAFFEGGVIAAISADGKTTWEKNLVEQYGPIEARHGLAASLEANDKHVFVWVERSDDPYVLAIDPKTGDEVWKAAGVGATSWASPRLISVGDSQHLVCSASGKIIGINPANGERLWSFDGVSNNTSCTPMPAGNGRFLIGASDGRGETTAGVAAASNGLIEIAPKDDGSFVVGYKWQAKKATSSFGSPVVAGDTAAIVNRAGVLYRLDLETGERVSVDRTSAGGIWATPLVAGDLIYLFGYKGTTSVISLTDGEEVAENRCWKADAEESRFGSGKVLYAAAPASPYLLIRRGDRLYAIK
- a CDS encoding tetratricopeptide repeat protein, translated to MAHAPNKSGVEATLGTAASHWQVRDYEGVVRLLEPFQNEVHAVRTEVTVEALQLLADAYRLQGDQRSALLAIERAVQVQPRSTELKMMLASAYADQGQRDAARDVYLRLAAPRDLPANMMLRIARGMNRIGEIELASQVCNWALAKSPNDAAVVFAMGIYLLRLGEPVYRTEALMIKALKICPGEPHYSAALAALMFRMDRAGEAIQILQTLDLEGFRRIQCKRCLQFLAASLFKIGETQLASLCTAASAQQKNQSLQTQTPVCFEWSMD
- the hemP gene encoding hemin uptake protein HemP codes for the protein MNTSEKRLRVQSRHEETDDSISPSLIDHQFDQLSGGKSEVKIWHEGQCYSLKRTKAGRLVLHK
- a CDS encoding tetratricopeptide repeat protein translates to MTTEMLYAELSQSIEDGCVEDAIEGLDAICRLNPEDGGAFELRGLLAAQTQRPNLAVLYLERADQLTVLEPLSYRILAFSYIAVGREKQGVELLCRIAVNFADQPWFNRLVARDLLCRGYPDFASDALIQGIGAVPSESETWHELAAVQSVQGESPEKCLDSVSRAIDLAPACVKYRVTASNLLIRLDALDLAYQTVCQVVTADNCEIDCECCLWRLIFLFDCFDDHERMAACYRRLRRSYPSHS
- a CDS encoding mechanosensitive ion channel family protein, with amino-acid sequence MDRCFPILSRFAFVFWIVSRRCWIPVGCLSIFAVSIAPLSAQDVVADPSGEREPASVTDEGDSESSEEVDVQVADEVNVEPVNSDERIESRLQEIFEATGWFVNPQVNVDRGVAFLEGVADNKTHLGWAEATAMKTSDVVAVVNQIKVAQPPLWNFTPAVRSLRQLGQESIEALPLVLIAIFIGVISYYSARGSARAARYLARNRIDSTLLRQVFGNVIGVLLFIVGVYVALRVSGLTRLAVTLLGGTGLVGLALGFAFRDIAENYLASILISLNHPFRVGDLIEVEGAKGFVRKVTTRGTILNTLDGNQIQMPNSTVYKGKITNFTATPLSRRDFLVGIGFDDPIAEAQEIVMDVLANHVAVVDDPAPIVIVESLGSATINLRVYYWFNQAERSPLKVSSSVIRLVKQRLTDAKITMPDEARELVFPQGVPVQMLDHKSNAALTERTLDRSSPTPKSKGSPSGATTEPSQSAGEGDLRNEQEEVMRAAEDDVIVADEANLIG